Proteins found in one Triticum urartu cultivar G1812 chromosome 4, Tu2.1, whole genome shotgun sequence genomic segment:
- the LOC125552100 gene encoding receptor-like protein kinase HERK 1 — MPPVPDMLVRLLVASVLLGAANGAFTPADTYLVLCGTSASATVAAGRTFVGDARLPAKSLAAPQSVEANTSLTAVVPSGESQLYRSARVFTAPASYTFAVKQPGRHFVRLHFFPFPYRSYDMAADAAFNVSVQGAVLVNGYAPKNGTAELREFSLNVTGATLVIAFAPTGKLAFVNAIEVVSVPDELIADTARMMGGAVQYTGLSTQALETIHRINMGVPKITPGNDTLGRTWLPDQSFQLNTNLAQHKDAKPLTIKYDEKSALSSAYTAPAEVYATATRLSTAGETSTINVQFNISWRFDAPAGSDYLLRFHWCDIVSKAAMGMAFNVYVGGSVVLENYEISRDTFNRLSIPVYKDFLLGAKDAKGAITVSIGSSTEDNALPDGFLNGLEIMRVVGSAGAGAPAASARSSKVKIGIIAGSAVCGATLVMVLGFIAFRTLRGREPEKKQPSDTWSPFSASALGSRSRSRSFSKSNGNTVLLGQNGAGAGYRIPFAALQEATGGFDEAMVIGEGGFGKVYKGTMRDETLVAVKRGNRRTQQGLHEFHTEIEMLSRLRHRHLVSLIGYCDERGEMILVYEYMAMGTLRSHLYGAGLPPLSWEQRLEACIGAARGLHYLHTGSAKAIIHRDVKSANILLDESFMAKVADFGLSKNGPELDKTHVSTKVKGSFGYLDPEYFRRQMLTEKSDVYSFGVVLLEVLCARTVIDPTLPREMVSLAEWATPCLRNGRLDQIVDQRIAGTIRPGSLKKLADTAEKCLAEYGVERPTMGDVLWCLEFALQLQVGSSDGSYVDTMLPPAPPVPVKTPEVQRSLSAATMATDAAAMTTNLGDLDGMSLSGVFSKMIKSDERQRLILQDEYKQNRHVNKAETKIHKPGGVTAFRAEYFMDISEDYCSKWARNHAVSPAHS, encoded by the exons ATGCCGCCGGTTCCTGACATGCTCGTGCGGCTCCTCGTCGCGTCCGTGCTGCTCGGCGCAGCCAATGGCGCGTTTACCCCCGCGGACACCTACCTCGTCCTCTGCGGCACGTCGGCGAGCGCCACCGTTGCCGCGGGACGGACGTTCGTCGGGGACGCCCGTCTGCCCGCCAAGTCGCTGGCCGCGCCGCAGAGCGTCGAGGCCAACACGTCGCTGACCGCGGTCGTCCCGTCCGGCGAGTCGCAGCTTTACCGGTCCGCGCGCGTCTTCACCGCGCCGGCTTCCTACACGTTCGCCGTCAAGCAGCCCGGCCGGCACTTTGTGCGCCTCCACTTCTTCCCCTTCCCGTACCGGTCCTACGACATGGCCGCGGACGCCGCGTTCAACGTGTCCGTGCAGGGCGCGGTGCTCGTCAACGGGTACGCGCCCAAGAACGGCACGGCGGAGCTCAGGGAGTTCTCGCTGAACGTCACCGGTGCCACGCTGGTGATCGCCTTCGCGCCGACGGGGAAGCTCGCGTTCGTGAACGCCATCGAGGTCGTGTCGGTCCCCGACGAGCTCATCGCCGACACGGCCAGGATGATGGGCGGGGCCGTCCAGTACACCGGGCTGTCGACGCAGGCGCTGGAGACGATCCACCGGATCAACATGGGCGTCCCCAAGATCACGCCCGGCAACGACACGCTGGGGAGGACGTGGCTGCCGGACCAGAGCTTCCAGCTCAACACCAACCTAGCGCAGCATAAAGACGCCAAGCCCTTGACGATCAAATACGACGAGAAGTCGGCGCTCTCCTCCGCGTACACGGCGCCGGCGGAGGTCTACGCGACGGCGACGAGGCTGAGCACGGCGGGCGAGACCAGCACCATCAACGTGCAGTTCAACATCAGCTGGAGGTTCGACGCCCCGGCCGGGTCGGATTACCTACTCCGGTTCCACTGGTGCGACATCGTCAGCAAGGCGGCCATGGGAATGGCCTTCAACGTCTACGTCGGCGGGTCGGTGGTGCTCGAAAACTACGAGATTTCGCGTGACACGTTCAACCGGCTGTCCATACCGGTGTACAAGGACTTCCTCCTGGGCGCCAAGGACGCCAAGGGCGCCATCACCGTGAGCATCGGGTCGTCGACCGAGGACAACGCGTTGCCCGACGGCTTCCTCAACGGCCTCGAGATCATGAGGGTAGTCGGGAGCGCCGGCGCCGGCGCTCCCGCCGCGTCCGCGCGCAGTTCAAAGGTCAAAATCGGGATCATCGCCGGCTCGGCCGTCTGCGGGGCCACGCTGGTGATGGTGCTCGGGTTCATCGCCTTCAGGACGCTGCGCGGGAGGGAGCCGGAGAAGAAGCAGCCGTCCGACACCTGGTCGCCCTTCTCGGCGAGCGCGCTGGGCTCTCGCTCGCGCTCCCGGAGCTTCTCCAAGAGCAACGGGAACACCGTCCTGCTCGGGCAGAACGGCGCCGGCGCCGGGTACAGGATCCCGTTCGCGGCGCTCCAGGAGGCGACCGGCGGGTTCGACGAGGCGATGGTCATCGGCGAGGGCGGGTTCGGGAAGGTGTACAAGGGCACGATGCGCGACGAGACGCTGGTGGCCGTGAAGCGCGGCAACCGGCGGACGCAGCAGGGGCTGCACGAGTTCCACACGGAGATCGAGATGCTGTCCCGGCTGCGCCACCGCCACTTGGTCTCGCTCATCGGCTACTGCGACGAGCGCGGGGAGATGATCCTGGTGTACGAGTACATGGCCATGGGCACGCTGCGGAGCCACCTGTACGGCGCCGGCCTCCCGCCGCTGTCGTGGGAGCAGAGGCTCGAGGCCTGCATCGGCGCCGCGCGGGGGCTGCACTACCTCCACACCGGCTCCGCCAAGGCGATCATCCACCGGGACGTCAAGTCGGCCAACATCCTCCTGGACGAGAGCTTCATGGCCAAGGTGGCCGACTTCGGGCTGTCCAAGAACGGGCCGGAGCTGGACAAGACGCACGTGAGCACCAAGGTGAAGGGCAGCTTCGGGTACCTGGACCCGGAGTACTTCCGGCGGCAGATGCTGACGGAGAAGTCGGACGTCTACTCCTTCGGCGTGGTCCTGCTGGAGGTGCTGTGCGCCCGCACGGTCATCGACCCGACGCTGCCCCGGGAGATGGTGAGCCTGGCCGAGTGGGCGACGCCGTGTCTCAGGAACGGTCGgctcgaccagatcgtcgaccAGAGGATCGCCGGGACGATACGGCCGGGGTcgctcaagaagctcgcggacacGGCCGAGAAGTGCCTCGCCGAGTACGGGGTGGAGCGGCCCACCATGGGGGACGTGCTCTGGTGCCTCGAGTTCGCGCTGCAGCTGCAGGTGGGGTCGTCAGACGGCTCGTACGTCGACACCATGTTGCCGCCGGCGCCGCCTGTGCCCGTGAAAACGCCAGAGGTTCAGCGTAGCCTGTCCGCCGCTACCATGGCGACCGACGCTGCTGCCATGACCACCAACTTGGGTGATCTAGACGGAATGTCCCTGAGCGGAGTATTCTCGAAGATGATCAAGAGCGACGAG AGGCAGCGGCTTATACTCCAGGATGAGTATAAGCAGAATCGCCATGTGAACAAGGCCGAGACAAAAATACATAAACCAGGAGGTGTCACTGCATTCAGAGCAGAATATTTCATGGATATAAGTGAAGATTACTGCAGTAAATGGGCAAGAAATCATGCTGTATCTCCAGCACATTCATAA